One genomic window of Clostridium taeniosporum includes the following:
- the aroE gene encoding shikimate dehydrogenase — MNFYGLLGEKLSHSISPMIHNKIFSLLNIEGAYKIFEVEREDLSKFADSLRVLKIKGCNVTIPYKEDIMKYLDEISLEAKKIKAVNTILLSNNKLYGFNSDYYGFNTILVKNNIEVNGKVAMILGTGGASKAVVTLLLDKGIKKIYLISRTKKSRSISEDERIEYETYEDINDVKGDILINATPIGMYPNLNNSPVNENIINNFDVLIDLIYNPRETKFLQCGKKLNKKVCGGLDMLIGQGIKSSEIWHDMSINIDIQEELYSYINKEFK; from the coding sequence TTGAATTTTTATGGATTACTAGGTGAAAAATTATCACATTCAATATCCCCAATGATTCATAATAAAATTTTTTCACTTTTAAATATTGAAGGAGCATATAAGATATTTGAAGTTGAAAGAGAAGATTTAAGTAAATTTGCAGATTCATTAAGAGTATTAAAAATAAAGGGCTGCAATGTAACAATTCCATATAAAGAAGATATAATGAAGTATTTAGATGAAATATCATTAGAAGCTAAAAAGATAAAAGCAGTCAATACAATACTCTTAAGTAACAATAAATTATATGGTTTTAACAGTGATTATTATGGATTTAATACTATATTAGTAAAAAATAATATTGAAGTTAATGGAAAGGTAGCTATGATATTAGGAACAGGAGGAGCATCTAAAGCAGTAGTTACATTATTATTAGATAAAGGAATTAAAAAGATATATTTAATTTCTAGAACTAAAAAATCAAGATCAATAAGTGAAGATGAAAGAATAGAATATGAAACTTATGAAGATATAAATGATGTAAAAGGTGATATATTAATAAATGCAACTCCAATAGGAATGTATCCTAATTTAAATAATAGTCCTGTTAATGAAAATATTATTAATAATTTTGATGTGTTAATAGATTTAATATATAATCCAAGAGAAACTAAATTTCTTCAATGTGGAAAAAAACTAAATAAAAAAGTTTGTGGTGGCTTAGATATGCTTATAGGACAAGGGATTAAGTCGTCAGAGATTTGGCATGATATGTCTATAAATATTGATATACAAGAAGAATTATATTCAT
- the pheA gene encoding prephenate dehydratase, which produces MENLDDYRKSIDEIDQKITALFEERMNVVLKVGEYKKKNNLPIFNKNREDEVIKKNLGYLKNKDYTKETEKFFEKLMEVSRQLQSRKMNEDELSEEKINQIESNYLEDKKVGFYGVQGSFTEEAMIKYFGEDVNSKSYEEFEDVFLAIKNNDINYGILPIENSSTGAISSVYDLLYKYGFFINGEICIKINQNLIGIKGSNLNEIKELYSHTQGFQQTSDFLKKYNKWKLIPFHSTADSVKLIKDLNHKSKAAIGSKRVANMYDLDIIKENINNQSENFTRFVIISKELEDNKNSNKISVVFSLEDKAGTLYKLLRHFAENNINMIKIESRPMKNGPWKYFLYVDFEGNLLWEKVKKALNLIEQSSAYFKLLGAYEKNRC; this is translated from the coding sequence AATGAATGTAGTCCTTAAAGTTGGGGAATATAAAAAGAAAAATAACTTACCTATATTTAATAAGAATAGAGAAGATGAAGTTATTAAAAAGAATTTAGGATATCTTAAAAATAAAGATTATACTAAAGAAACAGAAAAGTTTTTTGAAAAACTAATGGAAGTTTCAAGACAATTACAAAGTAGAAAGATGAATGAAGATGAATTATCAGAAGAGAAAATTAACCAAATAGAATCAAATTATTTAGAAGATAAAAAAGTTGGTTTTTATGGTGTTCAGGGATCTTTTACAGAAGAAGCTATGATTAAATATTTTGGAGAAGACGTAAACTCAAAATCTTATGAGGAATTTGAAGATGTATTTTTAGCAATTAAAAATAATGATATTAATTATGGAATACTTCCAATAGAAAATTCATCAACTGGAGCAATTTCTAGTGTATATGATTTATTATATAAGTATGGATTTTTTATAAATGGAGAAATTTGCATAAAAATAAATCAAAATTTAATTGGAATAAAAGGAAGTAATTTAAATGAAATTAAAGAGTTGTATTCTCACACTCAAGGTTTTCAGCAAACTTCAGACTTTTTAAAGAAATATAATAAATGGAAGTTAATTCCTTTTCATAGTACAGCTGATAGTGTAAAACTAATTAAAGATTTAAACCATAAATCTAAAGCTGCTATAGGAAGTAAGAGGGTTGCTAATATGTATGATTTAGATATTATTAAAGAAAATATTAATAATCAATCTGAAAATTTTACGAGATTTGTAATAATATCTAAAGAATTAGAAGATAACAAAAATTCTAATAAAATAAGTGTTGTATTTTCACTTGAGGATAAAGCTGGTACACTATATAAATTGTTAAGACATTTTGCAGAAAATAATATAAATATGATTAAAATAGAATCAAGACCTATGAAAAATGGTCCTTGGAAGTATTTTTTATATGTTGATTTTGAAGGTAATTTATTATGGGAAAAGGTTAAGAAAGCTTTAAACTTAATTGAACAAAGTAGTGCTTATTTTAAGTTATTAGGAGCATATGAAAAAAATAGATGTTAG